In the Ensifer adhaerens genome, one interval contains:
- a CDS encoding ABC transporter permease, which yields MTVLTQTHPRTRGRLATFLARAFTRPSFVVGIAILGLSLAFALFPQVFAPYDPLAFDLQAIQQGPSLAHPFGTDNFGRDVLSRVIWAYRVDMQMAFFATIFALLIGLTVGAFVGYYGGIADVIFGRCVDAIITFPFLVLVIAIVAVLGPGLVNMYVAITAVNWVYYARLTRAEIMAQKANDYAAAGRVLGYSDRRIIFRHLLPNAISPILVYWMTDMALAILLGSSLGYLGLGAQPPAAEWGVLIAEGRNFLMTAWWMSLMPGIAIVLTGLGFSLVGDALADLLRPKGR from the coding sequence ATGACGGTCCTGACCCAAACCCATCCGCGGACGCGGGGACGGCTGGCCACATTTCTGGCGCGCGCCTTCACCCGCCCGTCCTTCGTCGTCGGCATCGCCATTCTCGGCCTGTCCCTCGCATTCGCGCTGTTCCCCCAGGTCTTTGCGCCCTACGATCCGCTCGCCTTCGATCTGCAGGCGATCCAGCAGGGGCCGAGCCTTGCGCATCCCTTCGGTACCGACAATTTCGGCCGCGACGTACTCTCGCGCGTCATCTGGGCCTATCGGGTCGATATGCAGATGGCCTTCTTCGCGACGATCTTCGCGCTCCTGATCGGGCTCACCGTCGGCGCCTTTGTCGGCTACTACGGCGGCATTGCCGACGTGATCTTCGGCCGCTGCGTCGATGCGATCATCACCTTTCCGTTCCTGGTCCTGGTGATCGCGATCGTCGCCGTCCTCGGCCCGGGCCTCGTCAACATGTATGTGGCGATCACCGCGGTGAACTGGGTCTATTACGCCCGGTTGACCCGGGCCGAAATCATGGCGCAGAAGGCCAACGACTATGCTGCCGCCGGCCGGGTGCTCGGCTATTCCGATCGCCGCATCATCTTCCGCCATCTTCTGCCAAACGCGATCTCGCCGATCCTCGTCTACTGGATGACCGACATGGCGCTCGCCATCCTGCTCGGCTCGTCGCTCGGCTATCTCGGCCTCGGCGCGCAGCCGCCGGCAGCAGAATGGGGTGTCCTGATCGCCGAGGGCCGCAACTTCCTGATGACGGCCTGGTGGATGAGCCTGATGCCGGGCATCGCCATCGTTCTGACCGGGCTCGGCTTCAGCCTCGTCGGCGACGCCCTTGCCGACCTGCTTCGACCAAAGGGGCGCTGA
- a CDS encoding ABC transporter ATP-binding protein: MKSTERAVVLDVRHLRTEFGPHDRPLVAVDDVSFQVGQGEILGLVGESGSGKSITLRSILGIIRPRGRVAGEILWNGQDLVPLNETRLRRIRGREIAMIFQEPMSSLNPLLTVGLQISENLVAHTDLDARARKARAIELLDLVGIPGARNRLDDFPHEFSGGMRQRVMIAIALASNPKLLLADEPTTALDVTIQDQILRLIQSLSRDLGMAVILVTHDMGVVAETCDRVAVMYGGRLCEIGTTADVIADARHPYSLGLLRSIPRDVAPRTPLYSIPGAPPALNALPPGCAFSARCPVAGRECPDIRPALAASGSSRLVACHHLDDAHAHFGPREAAQ, encoded by the coding sequence ATGAAAAGCACAGAAAGAGCTGTCGTGCTCGACGTCAGGCACCTTCGCACCGAGTTCGGTCCGCATGACCGCCCACTGGTCGCCGTCGACGACGTCTCGTTCCAGGTGGGGCAGGGGGAAATCCTCGGGCTTGTCGGTGAATCCGGCTCGGGCAAGAGCATCACGCTGCGCTCGATCCTCGGCATCATTCGGCCGCGCGGCCGTGTCGCTGGCGAAATCCTCTGGAACGGCCAGGATCTCGTACCGCTGAACGAGACGCGTCTGCGGCGCATTCGCGGCCGCGAAATCGCGATGATCTTCCAGGAGCCGATGTCGTCGCTCAATCCGCTGCTCACCGTCGGCCTGCAGATCTCCGAAAACCTCGTGGCGCATACGGACCTCGACGCAAGGGCGCGAAAGGCTCGGGCGATCGAACTGCTCGATCTCGTCGGCATCCCCGGTGCGCGCAATCGTCTCGACGATTTCCCGCACGAGTTCTCCGGTGGCATGCGTCAGCGGGTGATGATCGCCATCGCGCTCGCCTCCAATCCGAAACTGCTTTTGGCGGACGAGCCGACGACGGCGCTTGACGTCACCATCCAGGACCAGATCCTCAGGCTCATCCAGTCGCTGAGCCGCGATCTCGGAATGGCGGTCATCCTCGTCACCCACGACATGGGCGTCGTTGCCGAGACCTGCGACCGTGTCGCCGTCATGTATGGCGGCAGGCTTTGCGAAATCGGCACGACTGCGGATGTGATCGCCGATGCGCGCCACCCCTATTCTCTCGGGTTGCTGCGCTCGATCCCGCGTGACGTTGCGCCACGAACACCGCTCTATTCCATTCCCGGTGCGCCGCCGGCACTGAACGCGCTGCCGCCCGGCTGCGCCTTCAGCGCCCGCTGTCCGGTCGCTGGTCGCGAATGTCCTGACATTCGGCCCGCGCTCGCAGCAAGCGGTTCGTCGCGGCTGGTTGCCTGCCATCATCTTGACGATGCCCATGCGCATTTCGGACCGCGGGAGGCGGCGCAATGA
- a CDS encoding ABC transporter ATP-binding protein: MTTIPAQISAPPLLSLRALSIQFEKRRSLSDTLARRPQQVVSAVNGIDLDVMPGETLGIVGESGCGKSTLARLIAGLHRPTSGDILFEGESVVGLKGARRRAYNRRVQMMFQDPYTSLNPRMTVRDTLREAITVHRMREGAAIDRRVDELLELVRLPEGAADKYPHEFSGGQRQRIGIARALSLEPTCLVADELVSALDVSVQAQVVNLLIELQDELGLTVLFVAHDLRLVRHVSHRVAVIYLGAIVEIGPSEALFSKPMHPYFKGLLAAAPSLDPGARRRAPALVGELPSPLAIPPGCPFHVRCSHATELCRREKPALRPVGSGMTACHFAETIGDA; this comes from the coding sequence ATGACCACCATTCCTGCCCAGATAAGTGCACCGCCCCTGCTCTCGCTCCGTGCGCTGTCGATCCAGTTCGAGAAACGGCGTTCGTTGTCCGACACGCTCGCCCGGCGCCCGCAGCAGGTCGTCTCGGCGGTCAACGGCATCGATCTCGATGTGATGCCCGGCGAGACGCTCGGGATCGTCGGCGAATCCGGCTGCGGCAAGTCGACACTCGCGCGCCTGATCGCCGGCCTGCACCGGCCGACATCAGGCGATATCCTGTTCGAGGGCGAGAGCGTCGTCGGCCTCAAGGGAGCGAGGCGACGCGCCTATAACCGGCGCGTCCAAATGATGTTTCAGGATCCCTACACCTCGCTCAATCCCCGCATGACCGTGCGTGACACCTTGCGGGAGGCGATCACGGTGCATCGCATGCGCGAGGGCGCGGCGATCGACCGAAGGGTCGACGAGCTGCTGGAGCTGGTGCGGTTGCCCGAAGGCGCCGCCGACAAGTATCCGCACGAATTCTCGGGTGGCCAGCGCCAGCGCATCGGCATTGCGCGGGCGCTGTCGCTGGAGCCGACTTGTCTGGTCGCCGACGAACTCGTTTCCGCGCTCGACGTTTCGGTGCAGGCGCAGGTCGTCAACCTGCTGATCGAGCTTCAGGACGAGCTGGGCCTGACGGTGCTGTTCGTGGCGCATGATCTCAGGCTCGTGCGCCATGTCTCGCACCGGGTCGCCGTCATCTATCTCGGCGCCATCGTCGAAATCGGCCCGTCGGAGGCGCTGTTTTCAAAGCCGATGCATCCCTATTTCAAGGGGTTGCTGGCTGCCGCGCCGTCGCTTGACCCAGGCGCCAGGCGTCGCGCTCCGGCACTTGTCGGCGAACTGCCGAGCCCTCTTGCCATCCCGCCCGGCTGCCCTTTCCACGTGCGCTGCTCGCACGCGACCGAGCTTTGCCGCCGAGAGAAGCCGGCGCTCCGCCCGGTCGGATCGGGCATGACCGCCTGCCATTTCGCCGAAACGATCGGCGACGCCTGA
- a CDS encoding aminopeptidase P family protein has product MDTRARPDMSGRIGALRRKLAETGLDGYVVPRFDEHQGEYCAPHDHRLAFVTGFTGSAGVAIVMRDRAAIFVDGRYQVQVRDEVDLGTFAIEHFYDAPLKDWLKNNLRKGERVGFNAMLLPSTWDADCSRSVEQAGGVWTSVDEDLVDAIWTDQPEKPLGKIMAFPVAYSGESVAEKKSRIAAMLAEQGADLLIEAQPDNIAWFLNVRGRDVAFNPMPQSFLIFDRAGQTEWLVDHRKLPNDLSDFELDDVAMAEPGQLLARVKAVAAGRTALIDPGFAPSATAHATRIAGGTVQLAKSPITLAKMHKNTTELAGFRDCHRLDGAAWIRFFAWLERHALERDASGKPVTELEAEERILAYRTMAESFVEPSFRSISAAGGHAAMCHYAATEKSNGLIRKGSIYLLDSGGQYLTGTTDATRTTAIGPVDDEIRRAYTAVLKGLISMVSLKFPKGTFGHQLDAFARRPLWDLGLDYDHGTGHGVGHFLSVHEQPQRFDRRVNEIELKPGMVTTIEPGYYKAGAYGIRIENQVEVVDDGDGFLSFRSLTLVPIDLRLADLGLLTVAERSWIDAYHSRVGRQMDGLLDAETSRWLAERTAPIAV; this is encoded by the coding sequence ATGGATACGAGAGCAAGGCCGGATATGTCCGGCCGGATTGGCGCGCTGCGGCGCAAGCTTGCGGAGACCGGGCTCGACGGCTACGTCGTGCCGCGCTTCGACGAACATCAGGGCGAATACTGCGCGCCACATGACCATCGCCTGGCCTTCGTCACCGGCTTCACCGGTTCGGCCGGTGTGGCGATCGTCATGCGCGACCGTGCAGCGATCTTCGTCGACGGCCGTTACCAGGTGCAGGTGCGCGACGAAGTGGATCTCGGGACCTTCGCGATCGAACATTTCTATGACGCACCGCTCAAGGATTGGCTGAAGAACAATCTGCGCAAGGGCGAACGCGTCGGCTTCAACGCCATGCTTTTGCCTTCCACCTGGGATGCGGACTGCAGCCGCTCGGTTGAGCAGGCGGGTGGCGTATGGACGTCCGTCGACGAAGACCTTGTCGACGCGATCTGGACCGACCAGCCGGAAAAGCCGCTCGGCAAGATCATGGCCTTCCCGGTCGCCTATTCCGGCGAAAGCGTTGCCGAGAAGAAGAGCCGAATTGCCGCAATGCTGGCGGAGCAGGGGGCCGATCTCCTGATCGAGGCGCAGCCCGACAACATCGCCTGGTTCCTCAATGTCCGTGGCCGGGACGTCGCATTCAACCCGATGCCGCAATCCTTCCTGATTTTCGACCGCGCCGGGCAGACGGAATGGCTGGTCGATCATCGCAAGCTCCCGAACGACCTCTCCGATTTCGAGCTCGACGATGTCGCGATGGCCGAGCCCGGACAACTGCTTGCACGCGTCAAGGCGGTGGCGGCCGGACGAACGGCGCTGATCGATCCCGGCTTTGCCCCCTCGGCGACTGCCCATGCAACACGCATCGCCGGCGGCACGGTGCAGCTTGCGAAAAGCCCCATCACGCTTGCCAAGATGCACAAGAACACGACCGAGCTTGCGGGCTTCCGTGACTGCCACCGTCTGGATGGTGCTGCCTGGATACGCTTCTTCGCCTGGCTCGAGCGGCACGCCCTGGAGCGGGATGCGAGTGGCAAACCCGTTACCGAACTCGAGGCGGAGGAGCGCATCCTTGCCTACCGCACGATGGCAGAAAGCTTCGTCGAGCCGAGCTTCCGTTCGATCTCGGCGGCAGGCGGCCACGCTGCGATGTGTCACTATGCGGCGACCGAGAAGAGCAATGGCCTGATCCGCAAGGGCAGCATTTATCTGCTCGACTCCGGTGGGCAGTACCTGACCGGCACCACCGATGCCACGCGCACGACTGCGATCGGCCCTGTCGATGACGAGATCCGGCGCGCGTACACCGCTGTTCTCAAGGGACTGATCTCCATGGTGTCGCTCAAGTTCCCCAAGGGAACCTTCGGCCACCAGCTCGACGCCTTTGCCCGCCGTCCGCTCTGGGACCTCGGGCTCGACTATGACCACGGCACCGGCCATGGGGTCGGTCACTTTCTCTCGGTGCACGAACAGCCGCAACGTTTCGATCGGCGCGTCAACGAGATCGAGCTGAAGCCCGGCATGGTGACGACGATCGAGCCGGGCTACTACAAGGCCGGCGCCTACGGCATCCGCATCGAGAACCAGGTGGAGGTGGTGGACGACGGCGACGGGTTCCTGAGCTTCCGGAGCCTGACGCTGGTGCCGATCGACCTGCGGCTGGCCGATCTCGGTCTGCTGACCGTGGCAGAGCGCTCGTGGATCGACGCCTACCACAGTCGCGTCGGGCGCCAGATGGATGGCCTGCTTGATGCAGAGACATCGCGTTGGCTCGCGGAGAGAACCGCTCCGATCGCCGTCTGA
- a CDS encoding DeoR family transcriptional regulator produces the protein MVSRKTARIIQLAEALSGRRVLHLRDAAALLGVSEMTIRRDVADNPGQFAFLGGHIVPATEIEGDGPYELAREADSHAAAKRDACVHAARHIRPDETIFIDCGTTLEYLVDLIPENYSITAVCYSLNVAGKLTHKPNVRIVMLGGVYHPASASFSGNSGLETLDSLGINVAFLSAAGIDPGRGATCVHFHEVPVKQKVISLARESHLVVDLSKISKLKPAFFAPVRAFRSVITEEGETEIPGL, from the coding sequence ATGGTCAGTCGCAAAACTGCTCGCATCATCCAGCTAGCCGAGGCGCTTTCCGGGCGGAGGGTTCTGCACCTGCGTGACGCCGCGGCCCTGCTCGGCGTCTCTGAAATGACCATTCGCCGTGATGTCGCCGACAATCCCGGCCAGTTCGCCTTTCTCGGCGGGCACATCGTGCCGGCGACCGAGATCGAAGGGGACGGGCCGTATGAACTCGCGCGCGAAGCCGATAGTCACGCCGCCGCCAAGCGGGATGCCTGCGTCCACGCTGCCCGCCACATCCGCCCGGACGAAACGATCTTCATCGATTGCGGCACAACGCTCGAATATCTCGTCGATCTTATTCCAGAGAATTATTCAATAACTGCGGTATGTTACTCGCTAAACGTTGCGGGAAAACTGACCCACAAACCGAACGTGCGGATCGTCATGCTGGGCGGCGTATATCACCCGGCCTCGGCATCCTTCTCCGGTAATTCCGGGCTGGAGACACTCGATTCGCTCGGGATCAATGTCGCCTTCCTTTCAGCAGCTGGGATCGACCCCGGTCGCGGCGCGACCTGCGTCCATTTCCATGAGGTGCCTGTGAAGCAAAAGGTCATCTCGCTCGCACGCGAAAGCCATCTCGTCGTCGACCTCAGCAAAATCAGCAAGTTGAAGCCGGCATTCTTTGCTCCGGTCAGGGCTTTCCGCTCGGTGATCACCGAAGAAGGCGAGACAGAGATACCAGGCCTCTAG
- the deoC gene encoding deoxyribose-phosphate aldolase, whose protein sequence is MEDLAVKAGASKAAHLPASGHNWPRNDGIDLDLGWVLDQRVNLSAAERRVATLPARRTVKNDAQAAWLLKAVTCIDLTTLNGDDTTERVKRLCAKARQPVRQDLLEAMGMGGRGITTGAVCVYHRFVSTAVEALEGSGIPVAAVSTGFPAGLIPHDVKLREIEASVADGAKEIDIVITREHVLTGNWQALYDEMRDFRAACGDAHVKAILATGDLKTLRNVARASLVCMMAGADFIKTSTGKEGVNATLLVTLIMLRMIRAYQEQTGLKVGYKPAGGISAAKDILNYQFLMKDELGREWLEPDLFRIGASSLLADIERQLEHHVTGAYSALNRHPIG, encoded by the coding sequence TTGGAAGACCTTGCTGTGAAGGCCGGCGCGTCGAAAGCAGCGCATTTGCCGGCGTCGGGCCATAACTGGCCGCGCAACGATGGTATCGATCTGGATCTTGGTTGGGTGCTCGACCAGCGCGTCAACCTGTCGGCAGCCGAGCGCCGCGTCGCGACATTGCCGGCCCGTCGCACCGTCAAGAATGATGCGCAGGCCGCCTGGCTGCTGAAAGCCGTCACCTGCATCGACCTCACGACCCTCAATGGCGACGACACGACGGAGCGCGTCAAGCGCCTCTGCGCCAAGGCGCGTCAGCCCGTGCGCCAGGATCTGCTCGAAGCCATGGGCATGGGCGGTCGCGGCATCACCACAGGCGCGGTCTGCGTCTATCACCGTTTCGTTTCGACGGCTGTCGAGGCGCTGGAAGGTTCCGGTATTCCGGTTGCGGCCGTCTCCACCGGTTTTCCAGCTGGTCTCATCCCGCATGACGTGAAGCTGCGGGAGATCGAGGCGTCGGTTGCCGACGGCGCCAAGGAAATCGACATCGTCATTACCCGCGAGCACGTGCTGACCGGCAACTGGCAGGCGCTCTATGACGAGATGCGTGACTTCCGCGCCGCCTGTGGCGACGCCCATGTGAAGGCGATCCTGGCGACCGGTGACCTGAAGACGCTGCGCAATGTCGCGCGCGCTTCGCTCGTCTGCATGATGGCCGGTGCCGATTTCATCAAGACCTCGACCGGCAAGGAAGGCGTCAACGCGACGCTGCTGGTAACGCTCATCATGCTGCGCATGATCCGCGCCTATCAGGAGCAAACGGGCCTCAAGGTGGGTTACAAGCCGGCCGGCGGCATCTCGGCTGCCAAGGACATCCTGAACTACCAGTTCCTGATGAAGGACGAGCTCGGCCGTGAATGGCTCGAACCGGACCTCTTCCGCATCGGCGCATCGAGCCTGCTTGCCGATATCGAACGTCAGCTCGAACATCACGTTACCGGCGCCTACTCGGCCCTCAACCGTCACCCGATTGGATGA
- a CDS encoding aldehyde dehydrogenase family protein — translation MTVARYFDEMSYGPAPEADTEARQWLARHKGEFGHFINGAFVASASGKTFETNEPATGKLLAKVALGGAKDVDDAVAAARKAQGPWAKLPGHARARHLYALARMIQRHARLIAVVEAIDNGKPIRETRDIDVPLAARHFYHHAGWAQLQESEFADQLPVGVVGQVIPWNFPFLMLAWKVAPALALGNTVILKPAEFTPLTALLFAELAAAAGLPAGVLNVVTGEGETGALIVEHSDIDKIAFTGSTEVGRLIRERTAGTGKSLTLELGGKSPFIVFDDADIDGAVEGVVDAIWFNQGQVCCAGSRILVQEGVAPLFYERLKRRMQTLRVGHPLDKAIDMAAIVAPVQLHRIESLVAKGVAEGAALHQPKIELPKGGSFYPPTLLTGVQPTSIVATEEIFGPVAVSMTFRTPEEAIQLANHTRYGLAASVWSETIGLALHVAAKLAAGVIWVNATNLFDASAGFGGKRESGFGREGGREGCYEYLKPKAWAGRKLRPAVAEPTLKPAVADFAMPDVDRTAKLFIGGKQVRPDGNYNRNVLSPKGKVLGEVGEGNRKDIRNAVVAAQAASAWSSATTHNRAQILYYIAENLSGRAEEFVDRIADMTGASVANAKAEVEASIARLFTYGAWADKYEGAIHQPPLRGVALAIPEAIGVVGVVCPPEAPLLGMISLVAPLIATGNRVVVVPSEQHPLAATDFYTVLETSDVPAGVVNIVTGSTIELAKTLASHNDVDALWAFGSAELSTLVEKLSVGNLKRTFVDYGKATNWLDREAAEGPAYLRRATDVKNIWIPYGE, via the coding sequence ATGACTGTCGCAAGGTATTTTGACGAAATGTCCTATGGTCCAGCACCCGAGGCCGACACCGAAGCCCGTCAGTGGCTGGCGCGCCACAAGGGCGAATTCGGCCACTTCATCAATGGCGCCTTCGTTGCCTCCGCGTCCGGCAAGACCTTTGAGACCAACGAGCCGGCAACCGGCAAGCTGCTTGCAAAGGTAGCACTCGGTGGTGCCAAGGACGTCGACGATGCGGTTGCCGCTGCCCGCAAGGCGCAAGGCCCCTGGGCAAAGCTGCCGGGCCATGCCCGCGCCCGCCATCTCTATGCACTCGCCCGCATGATCCAGCGCCACGCGCGCCTGATCGCGGTCGTCGAGGCGATCGACAACGGTAAGCCGATCCGCGAGACCCGCGATATCGACGTGCCGCTCGCCGCTCGCCACTTCTATCACCATGCAGGCTGGGCGCAGCTGCAGGAATCCGAGTTTGCCGATCAGCTGCCGGTCGGCGTCGTCGGTCAGGTCATTCCGTGGAACTTCCCGTTCCTGATGCTGGCCTGGAAGGTCGCGCCCGCTCTGGCGCTCGGCAACACCGTCATCCTGAAGCCGGCGGAATTCACGCCGCTGACGGCGCTGCTCTTTGCCGAACTCGCGGCTGCCGCAGGTCTTCCGGCCGGCGTGCTCAACGTCGTCACAGGCGAAGGCGAAACCGGCGCGCTGATCGTCGAGCACTCGGACATCGACAAGATCGCCTTTACCGGCTCGACCGAGGTCGGCCGCCTCATTCGTGAGCGCACCGCCGGCACCGGCAAGTCGCTGACGCTCGAACTTGGCGGCAAGTCGCCCTTCATCGTTTTTGACGATGCCGATATCGACGGTGCGGTCGAAGGCGTGGTTGACGCCATCTGGTTCAACCAGGGCCAGGTCTGCTGCGCCGGGTCGCGCATTCTCGTTCAGGAAGGCGTGGCACCGCTCTTCTACGAGCGGCTGAAGCGCCGCATGCAGACGCTGCGCGTCGGTCATCCGCTCGACAAGGCGATCGACATGGCGGCGATCGTCGCGCCGGTGCAGCTGCACCGGATCGAAAGCCTGGTCGCCAAGGGTGTCGCCGAAGGTGCGGCCCTGCATCAGCCGAAGATCGAACTGCCGAAGGGCGGCAGCTTCTATCCGCCGACCCTGCTTACCGGCGTTCAGCCGACCTCGATCGTTGCGACCGAAGAGATCTTCGGCCCCGTCGCCGTCTCCATGACCTTCCGCACGCCGGAAGAGGCGATCCAGCTTGCCAACCACACGCGCTACGGCCTTGCCGCCAGTGTCTGGAGCGAGACCATCGGCCTGGCATTGCATGTCGCAGCCAAGCTCGCCGCCGGCGTCATCTGGGTCAATGCGACCAACCTCTTCGATGCATCTGCCGGTTTCGGCGGCAAGCGCGAGTCTGGCTTCGGCCGCGAGGGCGGCCGCGAGGGGTGCTACGAATATCTGAAGCCGAAGGCTTGGGCCGGCCGCAAGCTGCGCCCCGCGGTCGCTGAACCGACATTGAAGCCGGCCGTCGCCGATTTCGCCATGCCGGATGTCGACCGCACCGCCAAGCTCTTCATCGGCGGCAAGCAGGTGCGGCCGGATGGCAACTATAACCGCAACGTGCTTTCGCCCAAGGGCAAGGTGCTTGGCGAAGTCGGCGAGGGCAACCGCAAGGACATCCGCAATGCAGTTGTGGCAGCGCAAGCCGCATCCGCCTGGTCGTCGGCAACGACGCACAATCGTGCGCAGATCCTCTACTACATCGCCGAGAATCTGAGCGGCCGTGCCGAGGAGTTCGTCGACCGTATTGCCGACATGACCGGCGCGTCTGTGGCGAACGCCAAGGCAGAAGTCGAAGCCTCGATCGCGCGTCTCTTCACCTATGGTGCCTGGGCGGACAAGTACGAGGGCGCGATCCACCAGCCGCCGCTTCGCGGCGTAGCACTTGCGATACCCGAGGCGATCGGCGTCGTCGGCGTGGTCTGCCCGCCGGAAGCGCCGCTGCTCGGTATGATCAGCCTGGTTGCGCCCCTGATCGCCACCGGTAACCGCGTCGTCGTGGTGCCGAGCGAGCAGCATCCGTTGGCCGCGACCGATTTTTACACGGTTCTGGAAACGTCCGACGTTCCGGCCGGCGTCGTCAACATCGTCACCGGCTCGACGATCGAACTGGCAAAGACGCTTGCAAGCCACAACGACGTGGATGCGCTCTGGGCTTTCGGTTCGGCGGAACTCTCGACCCTCGTCGAGAAGCTCTCGGTCGGCAACCTGAAGCGCACCTTCGTCGACTACGGCAAGGCGACGAACTGGCTGGATCGGGAGGCGGCAGAAGGCCCGGCCTATCTGCGTCGCGCCACCGACGTCAAAAACATCTGGATCCCCTACGGCGAATAG
- a CDS encoding RbsD/FucU family protein, whose product MLKNIDPALNADVLHALRSMGHADTLAIVDTNFPADAIARKSVIGKLLRIDNVSAARAMEAVLSVLPLDTPLQPSVGRMEVMGAPDELPAVQREVQAVVDKAEGKSAPLYGIERFAFYEEAKKTYCVIVTGETRFYGCFLLTKGVIPPA is encoded by the coding sequence ATGCTCAAGAATATCGATCCGGCCCTCAATGCCGATGTACTACATGCGCTTCGGTCCATGGGACACGCCGACACGCTGGCGATCGTCGACACGAATTTCCCGGCGGATGCGATTGCCCGCAAGTCGGTGATCGGCAAATTGTTGCGGATCGACAACGTCTCGGCGGCGCGCGCCATGGAGGCGGTTCTCTCGGTTCTGCCGCTGGATACGCCTTTGCAGCCGTCCGTCGGCCGGATGGAGGTGATGGGTGCACCGGATGAGCTTCCGGCGGTGCAGCGGGAGGTCCAGGCCGTGGTCGACAAGGCGGAAGGCAAGTCGGCACCCCTCTACGGCATCGAGCGGTTTGCCTTTTACGAGGAAGCCAAGAAGACCTATTGCGTCATCGTCACAGGAGAAACCCGGTTCTACGGCTGCTTCCTCCTCACCAAGGGCGTCATCCCACCCGCCTAA
- the rbsK gene encoding ribokinase has product MKVGVSILGIFVADTAYMARRMPAIGETIIGSGFSVGPGGKGSNQAVAAARAGSPVTFISRLGRDTFGDMALRTYAEAGVTTKIVQMDDLPTGAAFIYVNDQNGENAIIVYPGAAGAIDVGDVEAARETIEASRVFVTQLEQPAAAAQRALEIARAAGVTTVFNPAPAEPFSESIYPLSDYFVPNETEAAAIVGFSLSSHDDITRAGDALLARGGKAALITLGARGVLYHTREQSVLVPAMAPGPVIDTTGAGDAFVGGFSAALARGLAPVDAVRFGCATAGIAVTRRGTAPAMPTLAEIEAFLAQSAAA; this is encoded by the coding sequence ATGAAGGTTGGCGTTTCGATATTGGGGATATTCGTGGCCGACACCGCCTACATGGCGCGTCGTATGCCTGCCATTGGAGAAACGATCATCGGCAGCGGCTTTTCCGTAGGACCGGGCGGCAAGGGCTCGAACCAGGCAGTTGCTGCCGCGCGTGCCGGCAGTCCGGTGACCTTCATCTCGCGGCTGGGGCGCGACACTTTCGGCGACATGGCGCTACGCACCTATGCCGAAGCGGGCGTCACGACGAAGATCGTGCAGATGGACGACCTTCCGACGGGCGCGGCCTTCATCTACGTCAACGATCAGAATGGTGAAAACGCGATCATCGTTTATCCCGGCGCCGCTGGTGCGATCGATGTGGGCGATGTCGAGGCGGCGCGTGAGACGATCGAAGCGTCGCGGGTTTTCGTGACCCAGCTCGAACAGCCGGCTGCGGCTGCGCAAAGGGCGCTCGAGATCGCGCGCGCGGCTGGTGTGACCACGGTCTTCAATCCCGCGCCGGCTGAGCCATTCTCGGAATCGATCTATCCGCTCTCGGATTACTTCGTGCCCAATGAGACCGAGGCTGCGGCAATCGTCGGCTTCTCGCTTTCTTCGCACGATGACATCACCCGTGCCGGTGACGCGCTGCTTGCCAGAGGGGGCAAGGCGGCTCTGATCACGCTCGGGGCGCGCGGCGTGCTCTATCACACCCGTGAGCAATCGGTTCTCGTTCCGGCAATGGCGCCAGGGCCGGTAATCGACACGACCGGGGCAGGGGATGCCTTCGTCGGCGGCTTTTCCGCAGCGTTGGCGCGGGGCTTGGCGCCCGTTGACGCCGTGCGCTTTGGCTGCGCGACGGCGGGCATTGCAGTGACGCGCCGCGGCACGGCACCGGCCATGCCGACGCTCGCCGAGATCGAGGCTTTTCTCGCTCAAAGCGCGGCGGCCTGA
- a CDS encoding GAF domain-containing protein → MNSEQIAAALAEFDAAIAKTTDADAVWTALQTLSRQVIGAKLFTIMTVDMVNEVARRAYTSHPAEYPTSGTKPIRYDSWFDIVHKAHQTFVANTIVDISKVFGDHETIWSLGCGSVANIPVVVGGELLGTVNCLDVEHHYTPERVALSKHLEMPAKLAFLAAARAERT, encoded by the coding sequence ATGAACAGTGAACAGATCGCTGCCGCGCTGGCGGAATTCGACGCGGCCATTGCCAAGACCACTGATGCCGATGCGGTATGGACCGCATTGCAGACGCTTAGCCGCCAGGTGATCGGCGCCAAGCTCTTCACCATCATGACCGTCGACATGGTCAACGAAGTCGCGCGCCGCGCCTACACCTCGCACCCCGCGGAGTACCCGACCTCCGGCACCAAGCCGATCCGCTACGACAGCTGGTTCGACATCGTCCACAAGGCGCACCAGACCTTCGTGGCCAACACCATCGTCGACATCTCCAAGGTCTTCGGCGATCACGAAACCATCTGGTCGCTCGGCTGCGGCTCGGTCGCCAACATCCCGGTCGTCGTTGGCGGCGAACTGCTCGGCACCGTCAACTGCCTCGACGTCGAGCATCATTACACGCCGGAACGCGTGGCGCTCTCCAAGCATCTGGAAATGCCGGCGAAGCTCGCCTTCCTCGCCGCCGCTCGCGCCGAGCGGACCTGA